A window of Streptomyces sp. SAI-127 contains these coding sequences:
- a CDS encoding HAMP domain-containing sensor histidine kinase has protein sequence MSLFWRIFSLNAVGLVVAAALLLGPVTVSTPVRQGEAVVVLGGLALLLAANAVVLRVGLIPLQRLGRAMAAADLLRPGVRAPVSGPSETAALITTYNTMLDRLEAERATGAAHALSAQERERHRIARELHDEVGQTLTAVLLQLKRVADRAPEELREEVGQAQEATRAGLDEIRRIARRLRPGVLEELGLPSALRSLAAEFTTHGLTVRHHVGGDLPRLTEESELVVYRVAQEGLTNTARHSAADRAEVRLQPVAGGVELLVRDNGSGLGGAVEGAGIQGMRERALLVGAVFSVAPGPGRGTDVRLRIPVVAGVR, from the coding sequence GTGTCGCTGTTCTGGCGGATCTTCTCGCTCAACGCCGTGGGCCTCGTCGTCGCCGCCGCGCTGCTGCTGGGGCCGGTCACCGTGTCGACGCCCGTCCGGCAGGGGGAGGCCGTGGTCGTCCTCGGGGGGCTCGCTCTGCTGCTGGCCGCCAACGCTGTCGTGCTGCGGGTCGGGCTCATCCCGCTCCAGCGGCTGGGGCGGGCCATGGCAGCCGCCGATCTGCTGCGTCCCGGGGTGCGTGCGCCCGTCTCCGGTCCTTCCGAGACGGCCGCGCTGATCACGACGTACAACACCATGCTCGACCGGCTGGAGGCCGAGCGGGCGACCGGCGCTGCCCACGCGCTCTCCGCGCAGGAGAGGGAGCGGCATCGCATCGCGCGGGAGCTTCACGACGAGGTCGGGCAGACGCTGACCGCCGTCCTGCTCCAGCTGAAGCGAGTCGCCGACCGGGCGCCGGAGGAGCTGCGGGAGGAAGTGGGACAGGCGCAGGAGGCCACTCGGGCCGGTCTGGACGAGATCCGCCGGATCGCGCGCCGACTGCGGCCCGGGGTGCTGGAGGAGCTGGGGCTGCCGAGTGCGCTGCGGTCCCTGGCGGCCGAGTTCACCACGCACGGGCTGACCGTGCGCCATCACGTCGGGGGCGATCTGCCCCGGCTGACCGAGGAGTCGGAACTGGTCGTCTACCGGGTGGCCCAGGAGGGCCTGACCAACACCGCGCGGCACTCCGCCGCCGACCGGGCCGAGGTGCGGCTCCAGCCGGTCGCCGGGGGTGTCGAACTCCTCGTGCGCGACAACGGCAGTGGGCTGGGCGGGGCGGTCGAGGGGGCCGGGATACAGGGCATGCGGGAGCGGGCGCTGCTGGTGGGGGCGGTGTTCTCGGTGGCGCCGGGGCCCGGGCGGGGAACGGATGTGCGCTTGCGGATACCGGTCGTGGCGGGGGTGCGCTGA